DNA sequence from the Streptomyces sp. HUAS 15-9 genome:
CACGCAACGACGAAGAGTCACCGGAAGGGGAAGCCGGTGGCCGTCGAGTGCGGAAGGTTCAGGTGTGTCATGGCTGCAGGTGGCGAGAGGCCTCTGAACGAGGTTCAGTTCCTTACCGTGGCGGAGGTCGCCTCGGTGATGCGAGTGTCCAAGATGACCGTGTACCGGTTGGTGCACAGCGGTCATCTGCCCGCGATCCGGGTCGGGCGGTCGTTCCGTGTCCCGGAGCAAGCGGTACACGAGTACCTCCGCGAGAGCTATGTGGGGGTGGAGACGGCCTGACGGCTTTCCGGGCAACCCCCGGGAGT
Encoded proteins:
- a CDS encoding helix-turn-helix domain-containing protein, producing the protein MAAGGERPLNEVQFLTVAEVASVMRVSKMTVYRLVHSGHLPAIRVGRSFRVPEQAVHEYLRESYVGVETA